One part of the Thermodesulfovibrio sp. 3462-1 genome encodes these proteins:
- a CDS encoding biotin--[acetyl-CoA-carboxylase] ligase, protein MEFTGEDLKKSLPSGLEIGKEIVVYDEVESTNSKANELLKQGYPSGTVVIADRQTKGKGRLGRTWISPSGKNLYMSIALKPGIPPKYATLLTLTSVVACTTALRRYTDIPVMIKWPNDMLIDDKKIGGILTEMKIEGEKIKSAVVGIGINVNMTEEDIPEEIKDIASSLKIYKGEDFSREILIVEIIKEFDKWYQLLEKRQRKTIIDRWMQLSGTIGRQVKIVLADRELVATAEAIDEEGRLIVKLNDGTYEKICAGDVTLLRAK, encoded by the coding sequence ATGGAATTTACAGGTGAAGATTTAAAGAAGTCATTACCTTCTGGGTTGGAAATAGGAAAAGAAATTGTGGTTTATGATGAGGTTGAATCAACCAATTCTAAGGCAAATGAGCTTTTAAAACAGGGTTATCCTTCTGGAACCGTTGTGATTGCAGACAGACAAACAAAAGGTAAAGGGAGATTAGGTAGAACATGGATTTCACCTTCAGGAAAAAATCTTTATATGAGCATTGCTTTGAAACCAGGTATTCCTCCAAAATATGCTACACTGCTTACTTTAACAAGTGTTGTGGCTTGTACAACAGCATTAAGAAGATATACTGACATACCTGTGATGATTAAATGGCCTAATGATATGCTGATTGATGATAAAAAAATTGGCGGGATTCTGACAGAAATGAAGATTGAAGGAGAAAAAATAAAGTCTGCTGTTGTTGGTATTGGTATTAATGTGAATATGACAGAAGAAGATATACCTGAAGAGATCAAAGATATAGCTTCTTCTCTTAAAATATACAAGGGAGAAGATTTTTCAAGAGAGATTCTTATAGTAGAGATAATTAAAGAGTTTGATAAATGGTATCAATTGCTTGAAAAAAGACAGAGAAAAACAATTATTGACCGCTGGATGCAACTCAGTGGCACCATTGGAAGACAGGTTAAGATAGTTTTAGCAGATAGAGAACTTGTTGCTACAGCAGAAGCAATAGATGAAGAGGGTAGGCTCATAGTAAAACTTAATGATGGAACTTATGAAAAAATCTGTGCAGGAGATGTCACTTTACTCAGGGCAAAATGA
- a CDS encoding type III pantothenate kinase, which translates to MMELMKKSVQEMSLYSGQNELVAIKIGNSTVNFAFFRTPCCSDFDMISFETKEILNWEYDSLCRLFSNHQNCDCIVCSVVPELTEKFFSFLKKVYNKVIVITSKTPSGLSLRIRNPESFGVDRLAATVAAYELFKKNIAVVDAGTATTITVVTQEGEILGGAIMPGLGTMNYSLKEKTASLPLVDLEKDFDVPGIDTHSAILSGILLGTVYAIEGIIGDIEKKINHKLEIVLTGGYSQLLSKYMHKKHLLNKHLVIEGMRLIYLKNIKN; encoded by the coding sequence ATGATGGAACTTATGAAAAAATCTGTGCAGGAGATGTCACTTTACTCAGGGCAAAATGAACTCGTGGCGATTAAAATAGGAAATTCTACTGTGAATTTCGCTTTTTTCAGAACGCCTTGCTGTTCTGATTTTGATATGATTTCCTTTGAGACAAAGGAAATATTAAATTGGGAATATGATAGTCTTTGTCGTCTTTTCAGTAACCATCAAAATTGTGATTGTATAGTTTGTTCTGTTGTGCCAGAGCTTACAGAAAAATTTTTTTCTTTTTTAAAAAAAGTTTACAATAAAGTCATTGTCATCACCTCTAAAACTCCTTCAGGACTGTCTTTAAGAATTCGTAATCCAGAGTCTTTTGGAGTTGATAGACTTGCTGCTACAGTGGCTGCGTATGAATTATTCAAAAAAAATATAGCAGTTGTAGATGCTGGAACAGCTACCACAATAACAGTTGTCACCCAGGAAGGAGAAATTCTTGGAGGAGCAATAATGCCTGGACTGGGTACGATGAATTATTCTCTTAAAGAAAAAACAGCCAGCTTACCATTGGTGGATCTGGAAAAGGATTTTGATGTTCCTGGAATAGATACTCATTCAGCAATTCTAAGCGGAATACTGCTGGGGACAGTATATGCTATTGAGGGAATAATAGGGGATATTGAAAAAAAAATAAACCATAAGCTTGAAATTGTTTTAACCGGTGGATACTCTCAGTTACTTTCAAAATACATGCATAAAAAACATTTATTAAATAAACATCTTGTAATTGAGGGTATGAGATTGATATACTTAAAAAACATTAAAAATTAG
- a CDS encoding universal stress protein, producing the protein MKFQKILLPTDFSDESLYALSYAVDLAKMFNAKLYLLHVIYDIEKASNLHIPHPSITELYKDLEAHAKKNLDSFGADMLEDFKNVETAVLRGIPYEEIIKYAKENKIDLIIIGTLPRSGVERFFVGSTTQRVIRNAPCPVLVVTKKQ; encoded by the coding sequence ATGAAATTCCAGAAGATTCTTTTACCAACAGATTTTTCAGATGAGTCATTGTACGCTCTTTCTTATGCTGTAGACCTTGCAAAAATGTTTAATGCAAAGTTATATCTTCTACATGTCATCTACGATATTGAGAAAGCATCAAATCTTCACATTCCACATCCGTCAATAACAGAGCTTTACAAGGACCTTGAGGCTCATGCTAAAAAGAATCTTGATAGTTTCGGAGCGGATATGCTTGAAGACTTCAAAAATGTTGAAACTGCTGTGTTAAGAGGCATTCCATATGAAGAAATTATCAAATATGCAAAAGAAAACAAAATTGATTTAATCATTATTGGAACACTTCCAAGAAGTGGCGTTGAAAGGTTTTTTGTGGGCAGCACAACACAGAGAGTTATTAGAAATGCTCCATGCCCTGTATTGGTAGTGACTAAAAAGCAATAA
- a CDS encoding NAD(P)/FAD-dependent oxidoreductase: MECEVLVVGGGPAGSTASRLLAEKGIETVLIEKNLSFNKPCGGGIPSAGLKEFNILKEIQKEVEFNRATKVKIFPPFSEPIEVSLRDGEILIFNRQNFDSFLRKLSEIRGTNVIEAELVNIENLGNKFKSTVREKTGKIIQIYSEYIIAADGVNSKVCALTGLPKPDYYWTVSLHIPSDSQTKDTCEFWFGNAHASFFYSWVFPGTNYLSVGTGSEDIRKLKSLIEGFLKKRFELQADYVSLRAYKIPRWKKRKFFMNNILFCGDALGTVMPVSFEGIYYSMKSAQFASEAIIQKDLKLYEKLWNENFLRQFSIMKKFQDFMFGNDERMDRWLNIHRDPAIQELAMALWLKKKHGKKLIPLYLKAFGSLISRIAQFKIK, translated from the coding sequence GTGGAATGTGAAGTTTTAGTTGTTGGTGGTGGACCAGCTGGTAGCACTGCTTCAAGACTACTTGCAGAAAAAGGGATAGAAACTGTCTTAATTGAAAAAAATCTTTCCTTTAATAAGCCCTGTGGAGGAGGAATCCCATCTGCAGGGCTAAAAGAATTTAATATTTTAAAGGAAATTCAAAAAGAGGTTGAATTTAACAGAGCAACAAAAGTAAAAATATTTCCTCCCTTTTCAGAACCAATAGAAGTTTCACTTAGAGATGGAGAGATTCTGATTTTTAATCGTCAAAATTTTGATTCCTTTTTAAGAAAACTGTCTGAAATCAGAGGAACAAATGTTATTGAAGCAGAACTGGTAAACATAGAAAATCTTGGCAATAAGTTTAAATCAACGGTAAGAGAAAAAACAGGTAAAATTATACAAATCTATTCTGAATATATCATTGCTGCCGATGGTGTTAACTCAAAGGTTTGTGCGCTTACAGGATTGCCAAAACCTGATTATTACTGGACAGTAAGCCTCCATATTCCTTCAGATTCACAAACAAAAGATACATGTGAGTTCTGGTTTGGTAATGCCCATGCTTCATTTTTTTACTCATGGGTTTTTCCAGGCACAAACTATTTATCAGTGGGAACTGGTTCAGAGGACATTAGAAAGCTAAAGAGTCTTATTGAAGGTTTTCTTAAAAAAAGATTTGAATTGCAGGCAGATTATGTTTCACTTAGAGCTTATAAGATTCCGAGATGGAAGAAAAGAAAATTTTTTATGAATAATATTCTTTTTTGTGGAGATGCTCTAGGCACTGTAATGCCTGTTTCCTTTGAAGGGATATATTATTCTATGAAATCTGCCCAATTTGCCTCAGAAGCAATCATTCAAAAAGATTTAAAGTTATATGAAAAGCTCTGGAATGAAAATTTTTTAAGACAATTCAGCATAATGAAGAAGTTTCAAGATTTTATGTTTGGCAACGATGAAAGAATGGATCGCTGGCTTAATATTCACAGAGACCCTGCCATTCAGGAACTTGCAATGGCTTTATGGTTAAAGAAAAAACATGGAAAGAAACTTATCCCTCTTTATTTAAAAGCCTTCGGAAGCCTTATTTCAAGAATTGCTCAATTTAAGATAAAATAA
- a CDS encoding energy transducer TonB, whose translation MFHISLFIFILILQDYFRPAKPQEPVSVVIVPVTPQMPKFSPSFKTPPPKHLEKLPPIRELKQPKYLSAIPKGNQGQSTEKQKETASSGNLKTEKHFKELTPAQSPDIFDKDVIARLSRKHQKSKEVEQLRGLSFSAKEFNDWGYLERLKEKIERVWQYPPQAAERGIYGDLYIRFTINKKGKLLSVELVRTSGYRMLDDAAIKALKDAEPFWPLPDDWQKDSLTITGHFIYTLHGFYLR comes from the coding sequence ATGTTTCATATTTCACTATTTATATTTATCCTGATTTTACAGGATTATTTTAGACCTGCCAAACCTCAAGAACCTGTCTCAGTAGTAATTGTGCCTGTAACTCCTCAAATGCCCAAATTTTCACCATCTTTCAAAACTCCTCCACCAAAACACCTTGAAAAACTTCCTCCCATCAGAGAATTAAAACAGCCAAAATATTTAAGTGCTATTCCAAAGGGAAATCAGGGACAAAGCACAGAGAAACAGAAAGAAACAGCTTCTTCAGGAAATTTGAAAACAGAAAAACACTTTAAAGAATTAACTCCTGCACAGTCTCCAGATATTTTTGATAAAGATGTAATTGCCAGGCTTTCAAGAAAACATCAAAAAAGTAAGGAAGTAGAACAATTACGAGGATTAAGTTTTTCAGCAAAAGAATTCAATGACTGGGGATATCTTGAAAGGCTAAAGGAAAAAATAGAAAGAGTCTGGCAGTATCCTCCTCAGGCTGCAGAAAGAGGTATATATGGTGATCTTTATATAAGATTTACAATTAACAAAAAAGGCAAACTTTTGTCTGTAGAACTTGTAAGGACTTCAGGTTACAGAATGCTTGATGATGCAGCAATAAAGGCACTGAAGGATGCTGAACCATTCTGGCCTCTTCCTGATGATTGGCAGAAAGACAGCCTTACAATAACAGGACATTTTATCTATACACTACATGGCTTTTATCTAAGGTAA
- the rsfS gene encoding ribosome silencing factor — MEVLSKKYDIIKQMDSKQKALKTAKLLYDKKAQDITILELKDLTIITDYFVICSAESTTQVKALTEYLEESMGIEGYKPYSVEGFSYAHWVLMDYGDVIVHIFLEETRRFYDLERLWLDAPRIQTEFTLDKSHVVYR, encoded by the coding sequence ATGGAAGTTTTATCAAAAAAATATGATATAATTAAACAGATGGATTCAAAACAGAAGGCTTTAAAAACAGCAAAATTGCTTTATGATAAAAAAGCACAGGACATTACGATTCTTGAGCTTAAAGATCTTACTATAATCACTGATTACTTTGTCATATGTTCTGCTGAAAGTACAACACAGGTAAAAGCTCTTACGGAGTATTTAGAAGAGAGTATGGGAATTGAGGGATATAAACCCTATTCTGTAGAAGGATTTTCTTATGCTCACTGGGTTTTAATGGATTATGGTGATGTAATTGTTCATATATTTTTAGAAGAAACAAGAAGATTTTATGATCTTGAGAGACTATGGCTTGATGCTCCGAGAATTCAGACAGAATTTACCTTAGATAAAAGCCATGTAGTGTATAGATAA
- a CDS encoding RsmE family RNA methyltransferase, which yields MTKPRICIQYCEIFPGKIIKLSSQDQKYLFNVLRCQAGDIISIFDGRGKNFQAEIIDDRSIQVLEEEELHTEDAFSIVLCQAILKGEKMEMVIQKATELGVKKIIPFVSERSVVKETRKTERWRKIAKQASEQARRSIVPKVEDVTSFPELIKNIKNGILFWEKATNPLMQIIFEINPYEDIFLLTGPEGGFSEKEVVQAEKNNIKIASLGKRILKAETASIVSVSLVSFLVEWKFYQKNMI from the coding sequence ATGACTAAGCCAAGAATATGTATTCAATACTGTGAAATTTTTCCAGGAAAAATTATAAAGCTTTCAAGTCAGGACCAGAAATATCTTTTCAATGTTTTAAGATGTCAGGCAGGAGATATTATTTCAATCTTTGATGGTAGAGGAAAAAACTTTCAAGCAGAAATAATTGATGACAGAAGCATACAAGTTCTTGAAGAGGAAGAACTTCACACTGAAGATGCCTTTTCAATAGTTTTATGTCAGGCAATTTTAAAAGGTGAAAAAATGGAAATGGTCATACAGAAAGCAACAGAGCTGGGAGTAAAAAAAATAATTCCCTTTGTAAGTGAAAGATCTGTTGTAAAGGAAACTCGTAAAACTGAAAGATGGAGGAAAATAGCAAAACAAGCTTCCGAGCAGGCACGAAGAAGCATTGTTCCTAAAGTAGAAGATGTAACATCTTTCCCGGAATTAATTAAGAATATAAAAAATGGAATCCTTTTCTGGGAAAAGGCAACAAATCCTTTAATGCAAATAATTTTTGAGATTAATCCTTACGAAGATATATTTTTATTAACAGGACCTGAGGGAGGTTTTAGCGAAAAAGAAGTTGTTCAAGCAGAAAAAAACAATATAAAAATAGCATCGCTTGGCAAAAGAATTTTAAAGGCAGAAACAGCATCTATTGTTTCAGTTTCTCTGGTAAGTTTTTTAGTTGAATGGAAGTTTTATCAAAAAAATATGATATAA
- the argB gene encoding acetylglutamate kinase, which translates to MNNISQALLEKANILVEALPYIRKFYGKTFVIKYGGAAQKDPSLKEAFAQDIVLLNFIGIKPVVVHGGGPKITEVMKRLGKEPQFIHGHRVTDKETMEIVEMVLGGVINKEIVQLINSHGGKAVGLTGKDGKLLKTRKKLLKINNEEVDLGFVGEIEKVCIEVLESLQDKGFIPVVAPIGFDNSGCSYNINADTVASAIAVAVKAEKLILLTDVQGITDEINNLIPTLNIQEAFKLIEQQIITGGMIPKVYACLNALEGNVKKTHIIDGRIPHSLLLEIFTQKGVGTEVVK; encoded by the coding sequence ATGAATAATATATCCCAGGCACTCCTTGAAAAAGCAAACATTCTTGTTGAAGCACTTCCTTATATAAGAAAATTCTATGGAAAAACCTTTGTAATAAAATACGGTGGTGCTGCTCAGAAAGATCCTTCGCTTAAAGAAGCCTTTGCTCAGGATATTGTGCTTCTAAATTTCATTGGAATAAAGCCTGTTGTTGTTCATGGGGGTGGACCTAAAATTACAGAAGTTATGAAACGGCTTGGCAAAGAGCCCCAATTCATACATGGCCACAGAGTTACTGATAAAGAAACTATGGAAATTGTAGAGATGGTTCTTGGAGGAGTTATAAACAAAGAAATTGTTCAACTTATTAACTCTCACGGTGGCAAGGCTGTTGGACTTACAGGTAAAGATGGGAAATTGCTTAAAACAAGGAAAAAGCTTTTGAAAATAAACAATGAAGAAGTTGATTTAGGATTTGTTGGTGAAATAGAAAAAGTTTGTATAGAGGTACTTGAAAGTCTTCAGGATAAAGGTTTTATCCCTGTTGTAGCTCCAATAGGCTTTGACAATTCTGGATGTAGCTACAACATTAATGCTGATACAGTAGCTTCTGCAATTGCTGTAGCTGTAAAAGCTGAAAAACTCATTCTTCTTACTGATGTACAGGGAATAACCGATGAAATTAATAATCTTATCCCTACTTTGAATATACAAGAAGCTTTCAAATTAATTGAACAGCAAATTATTACTGGAGGAATGATTCCAAAGGTTTATGCCTGTCTTAACGCACTTGAAGGCAATGTTAAAAAAACTCACATAATAGATGGAAGAATTCCTCATAGTTTACTTCTTGAGATTTTTACCCAAAAAGGGGTTGGCACTGAAGTTGTTAAATGA
- a CDS encoding DRTGG domain-containing protein: protein MIPIFIISNRAFTGKNFFALGLALTLQERGFKIGYIRPLGRIPIKKGEEIFDEEAVFIKELLGLEEPLSVISPFVFTYETQYRLFEGGDLKIKEKVINSFTKQSNKDFVIVVGPNNIFEGFTLGIDAISLIKETDGRVIAIQHWDSELAMDDIFGIRQLISEKFTGAVINKVPSEQFHHVREKAVPFIEGKGIKVLGVFKKDKFLEAVTVRRLMEAVNGGLVCCENKLDDFVENLSIGAMDPETALSYFLRIPNKAVITGIHRTDIQIVAMETSTKCLILTGGMHVNETVTGIAKAKGIPIIVTPMDTFTAVDRMEKLMGKAVIREKDKAMKAKEIISNEFDIEEFLRRTQ, encoded by the coding sequence ATGATACCAATTTTTATAATATCAAACAGAGCCTTCACAGGGAAAAACTTTTTTGCCTTAGGCCTGGCTCTTACACTTCAGGAACGAGGATTTAAAATAGGATATATAAGACCTCTTGGAAGAATTCCCATTAAAAAAGGCGAGGAAATATTTGATGAAGAAGCTGTCTTCATAAAGGAACTTTTAGGGCTTGAAGAGCCTTTAAGTGTAATATCTCCTTTTGTTTTCACTTATGAAACACAGTACAGACTTTTTGAAGGCGGTGATTTAAAAATAAAGGAAAAAGTTATAAACTCCTTTACAAAACAGAGCAATAAAGATTTTGTAATAGTTGTTGGACCAAATAACATATTTGAAGGATTTACACTGGGAATTGATGCCATAAGTTTAATAAAGGAAACAGATGGCAGAGTTATAGCAATTCAGCACTGGGATAGTGAGCTTGCAATGGATGATATATTCGGCATAAGACAGTTAATTAGTGAAAAATTTACTGGTGCAGTTATAAATAAAGTGCCTTCTGAGCAATTTCATCATGTCAGGGAAAAAGCTGTGCCCTTTATTGAAGGAAAGGGGATAAAAGTTTTAGGAGTTTTTAAGAAAGATAAATTTCTTGAAGCTGTCACAGTGAGAAGACTTATGGAAGCAGTAAATGGAGGGCTTGTCTGTTGTGAGAATAAACTTGATGATTTTGTTGAGAATCTTTCAATTGGAGCAATGGATCCTGAAACAGCTCTCTCATACTTTTTAAGAATACCGAATAAAGCAGTTATAACAGGAATTCACAGAACAGACATCCAGATAGTAGCAATGGAGACATCAACAAAGTGCCTTATACTTACAGGAGGAATGCATGTCAATGAAACTGTAACAGGAATTGCTAAAGCTAAAGGTATTCCGATTATTGTTACTCCTATGGATACATTTACAGCAGTTGATAGAATGGAAAAACTTATGGGCAAAGCTGTTATAAGAGAAAAAGACAAGGCAATGAAAGCAAAAGAAATCATAAGCAATGAATTTGATATAGAGGAGTTTTTGAGAAGGACTCAATGA
- the acs gene encoding acetate--CoA ligase alpha subunit yields MLDFIFNPDSIAVVGASAEEKKVGNAVLKNLINGYSGKIYPVNPSRTQILSLPCYPSVSAIPDKVDLAIIVIPAKAVAETLKDCARAGVKGVVVITAGFKEVGGDGVAREKEIVEIVRSSGMKMVGPNCLGVMNTKNKMNATFAAQLPPAGRVAFFSQSGALGVAIIDWALENNFGFSKFVSFGNKADLNETDFLEYFASDPETDVILGYIEDVVDGKRFLEVAKEVTKIKPVVLIKSGATEAGARAASSHTGALAGSDRAFTEAFRKTGIIRASGIQELFDTAEMFISRKIPKGRRLLIITNAGGPGIIAADTADSLKIKLDPMTRASIDAIAEKLPPTASLYNPVDIIGDATSERYKVVLEQATKDEAVEGICVILTPQAMTDVDQVADVVVDSARDTEKPVFAAFIGGQRVKNAVNKLKQSKIPCFSDPTVAINAYGKLIEFAELKKKKISSEIQIEVPREHIEKAKEIIQTLKSQGISEIGGEEAMQILSLYGFSFPERALAKTPMEAVAIAERIGYPVVMKVSSPHILHKTDVGGVKLNLNNERAVYNAFVEITTNVKRVMPEAYIEGVMIYEMVSGGKEVILGVSYDRTFGHMIMFGLGGIYVEVLKDVSFRIVPVTEEEAFDMINEIKASRILDGVRGEKPYDKNDIASCIKKLSRLVMDFPMIKEIDINPYMVFNNGGIGLDARIII; encoded by the coding sequence ATGCTTGATTTTATATTTAATCCAGATTCCATTGCTGTTGTTGGAGCATCTGCTGAAGAAAAAAAGGTCGGCAATGCTGTTCTTAAAAATCTTATTAATGGATACTCAGGTAAAATATATCCTGTAAATCCTTCAAGAACTCAAATACTTTCACTGCCCTGTTATCCTTCTGTATCAGCTATCCCTGATAAAGTTGACCTTGCGATAATTGTAATTCCAGCCAAAGCAGTAGCAGAAACTTTAAAGGATTGTGCCAGGGCAGGAGTTAAAGGTGTGGTTGTTATTACAGCAGGCTTTAAAGAAGTTGGAGGAGATGGAGTAGCAAGAGAAAAAGAAATAGTAGAAATTGTGAGATCCTCTGGAATGAAAATGGTAGGTCCCAATTGTCTTGGTGTGATGAACACTAAAAATAAGATGAATGCTACCTTTGCTGCTCAGCTGCCTCCAGCTGGAAGAGTTGCCTTTTTTTCCCAATCAGGAGCACTGGGAGTTGCAATTATAGACTGGGCATTAGAGAATAACTTCGGTTTTTCAAAATTTGTAAGTTTCGGTAACAAAGCAGACCTTAACGAAACAGACTTTCTTGAATACTTTGCATCAGATCCAGAGACTGATGTAATTCTTGGATATATTGAAGATGTTGTGGATGGCAAAAGATTTCTTGAGGTTGCTAAAGAGGTTACAAAAATAAAACCTGTAGTATTGATTAAATCTGGTGCTACTGAAGCAGGTGCCCGTGCTGCTTCCAGTCATACAGGAGCCCTTGCTGGTTCTGATAGAGCTTTTACAGAAGCATTTAGAAAAACAGGAATAATAAGAGCATCAGGCATTCAGGAATTGTTTGACACAGCTGAGATGTTTATTTCAAGAAAAATTCCTAAAGGCAGAAGACTTTTAATTATTACAAATGCTGGAGGACCAGGAATTATTGCAGCTGATACAGCAGATAGCCTTAAGATAAAACTTGATCCAATGACCAGAGCTTCAATAGACGCAATAGCTGAAAAACTTCCTCCAACTGCCTCTCTTTATAACCCTGTTGATATAATTGGAGATGCGACTTCTGAGAGGTATAAAGTTGTTCTTGAGCAGGCTACTAAAGATGAGGCTGTAGAAGGAATTTGTGTGATTCTCACTCCCCAGGCAATGACAGATGTTGATCAGGTAGCAGATGTTGTAGTTGATTCTGCTCGTGATACAGAAAAACCTGTTTTTGCAGCATTTATTGGAGGGCAGAGAGTAAAAAATGCTGTAAATAAGCTTAAACAATCAAAAATTCCCTGTTTTAGTGATCCAACTGTTGCAATTAATGCCTATGGAAAACTTATTGAATTTGCAGAACTCAAGAAGAAAAAAATATCCAGCGAAATTCAAATAGAAGTACCACGAGAACACATTGAAAAAGCAAAAGAAATTATTCAAACTCTGAAATCACAGGGAATATCAGAAATTGGCGGAGAAGAAGCAATGCAAATACTTTCACTGTATGGATTTTCTTTCCCTGAGAGAGCACTGGCAAAAACACCAATGGAGGCTGTTGCAATTGCAGAAAGAATTGGATATCCAGTTGTTATGAAAGTATCTTCACCTCATATTCTTCATAAAACAGATGTTGGCGGAGTAAAACTCAATCTCAACAATGAAAGAGCTGTTTACAACGCTTTTGTAGAAATAACAACAAATGTTAAAAGAGTTATGCCTGAAGCATACATAGAAGGTGTAATGATTTATGAAATGGTTAGCGGAGGTAAAGAAGTAATTCTTGGTGTAAGTTATGACAGAACCTTCGGACACATGATTATGTTTGGACTTGGAGGAATTTATGTGGAAGTGCTCAAGGATGTTTCTTTTAGAATAGTTCCAGTTACAGAAGAGGAAGCCTTTGATATGATAAATGAGATAAAGGCAAGCAGAATACTTGATGGAGTAAGGGGTGAAAAACCATACGATAAAAATGACATAGCAAGTTGCATAAAAAAGCTTTCAAGGCTGGTTATGGATTTTCCCATGATTAAGGAAATTGACATTAATCCTTATATGGTATTCAATAACGGTGGTATTGGGCTTGATGCAAGAATAATAATTTAA
- a CDS encoding ketopantoate reductase family protein, with the protein MEIVVFGLGALGTVFATCLKSQGHTVFGLTKEKYITHLKDRKLRIKGLFGNKEAQLDGIFTNTEQIKNKAPHLIIVSVKAYDTETAINQIKPIVGQNTLILLAQNGYGNYEVASSIVGRQKVILSRIIFGAKIVEVGTAEVTVFADDIIVGQPDKAVPEEKLIEIAKVFNEAGLPTRVSHDVYAILWDKILYNSALNPLGAILECSYGTLAEHEETRKIMNKIVEEIFNVVKINKIKLNWKDYKEYLQHFYEKLVPPTAKHFPSMYYDIKQGKKTEIDALNGAIVKLAKECNLSVPVNETITNLIKVKEKLMMKNK; encoded by the coding sequence ATGGAAATAGTTGTTTTTGGACTGGGTGCATTGGGAACAGTTTTTGCCACCTGTCTTAAATCTCAGGGACATACTGTTTTTGGATTGACAAAAGAAAAATACATCACTCATTTAAAGGATAGAAAACTAAGGATAAAAGGACTTTTTGGCAATAAAGAAGCTCAACTTGATGGTATCTTTACAAATACCGAACAAATTAAAAACAAAGCTCCTCACCTTATAATTGTTTCAGTAAAAGCTTATGATACTGAAACCGCTATTAATCAAATTAAACCAATCGTAGGGCAGAATACTCTGATTTTACTTGCTCAAAATGGATATGGAAACTATGAAGTGGCAAGCTCTATTGTTGGCAGACAAAAAGTTATTCTTTCAAGAATAATTTTTGGTGCAAAAATTGTTGAAGTTGGCACAGCTGAAGTCACTGTTTTTGCTGATGATATAATTGTGGGACAACCAGATAAGGCAGTTCCTGAGGAAAAATTAATTGAAATTGCAAAAGTTTTTAATGAAGCAGGACTTCCTACAAGAGTATCTCACGATGTTTATGCTATCTTGTGGGATAAAATTCTTTATAACTCTGCATTAAATCCTCTTGGAGCAATTCTTGAATGTAGTTATGGCACTCTGGCAGAGCACGAAGAAACAAGAAAAATAATGAATAAAATTGTTGAAGAAATATTCAATGTGGTAAAGATAAACAAGATAAAACTTAACTGGAAGGACTACAAAGAGTATCTTCAGCATTTTTATGAAAAACTCGTTCCACCTACAGCAAAGCATTTTCCATCAATGTATTACGATATAAAGCAGGGTAAAAAAACTGAGATAGATGCATTAAATGGTGCGATTGTTAAGCTTGCTAAAGAATGCAATTTATCCGTGCCTGTAAATGAAACAATCACAAATCTTATTAAAGTGAAAGAAAAACTTATGATGAAAAATAAATAA